One window of Desulfobaculum bizertense DSM 18034 genomic DNA carries:
- a CDS encoding mannose-1-phosphate guanylyltransferase/mannose-6-phosphate isomerase — protein sequence MSTEKHPETLLQGCKALILAGGSGTRLWPYSRSLYPKQLLALTGERTLLQETVHRAMRGFAPEDIWVITNEEQVFEVRSQLRELDETLDTQVLTEPMRRNTLPAIMLGMEKASQDNPDALVAVFPSDHMIHKPELWLDALKRGTELARDGWFVTFGLVPDKPETGYGYIREGESLGQDCYKVGAFVEKPDYETALKYLESGEYLWNSGMFIFSVPAFIQAVEKYQPELYAWWKRRRTVPLAEGYTAIPDISVDYGIMENVKSQATVRADFGWDDLGSWEALHRMGVKDESGNVIQGDVLNLDCEDSLLLSRGGKLAAVEVNGLVVVQTRDATLVCPANKVQRVKDVVEKLKEEGSSLAEAHVTVHRPWGSYTVLEEKEFYKLKRITVKPGAKLSLQRHHHRSEHWVVIRGTAEVTVNDDVRLLYEDQSVDIPKTATHRLANPGKVPVEIIEIQSGPYLEEDDIVRFDDVYGRIKGD from the coding sequence ATGAGTACAGAGAAGCACCCGGAAACCCTGTTGCAGGGCTGCAAGGCCTTGATTCTTGCAGGCGGCTCAGGAACTCGTTTGTGGCCATATTCTCGAAGCTTGTATCCCAAACAGCTTTTGGCTCTGACAGGTGAACGGACGCTTTTGCAGGAGACAGTTCATCGTGCCATGCGGGGCTTCGCTCCAGAGGATATTTGGGTCATTACGAACGAGGAACAGGTTTTTGAAGTCAGAAGTCAGCTTCGCGAGCTGGACGAGACACTTGATACCCAGGTGCTGACAGAACCAATGAGGCGCAATACTTTGCCAGCAATTATGCTGGGCATGGAGAAAGCCTCACAGGATAATCCTGATGCACTGGTTGCTGTTTTCCCCTCTGATCATATGATCCACAAGCCAGAGTTGTGGCTTGATGCTCTTAAGCGAGGGACCGAGTTGGCCCGTGATGGCTGGTTCGTGACCTTTGGTCTGGTTCCAGATAAGCCTGAAACTGGCTACGGCTATATTCGCGAAGGTGAGAGCCTTGGGCAGGACTGCTACAAGGTTGGCGCTTTTGTTGAAAAGCCGGATTATGAGACAGCGCTCAAGTATCTTGAAAGCGGCGAATACCTGTGGAACAGCGGCATGTTTATTTTCTCTGTGCCAGCCTTTATTCAGGCTGTGGAGAAGTATCAGCCCGAGCTGTACGCGTGGTGGAAGCGCAGAAGGACTGTCCCGCTGGCCGAAGGATATACGGCAATTCCTGACATCTCTGTGGACTATGGCATTATGGAAAATGTCAAAAGTCAGGCAACTGTTCGTGCAGACTTTGGCTGGGATGACCTTGGGAGCTGGGAAGCTTTGCACCGTATGGGCGTCAAGGATGAGTCTGGCAACGTGATTCAGGGAGATGTCCTGAATCTGGACTGCGAAGACAGTCTGCTTTTGTCTCGCGGCGGCAAGCTTGCGGCTGTGGAAGTCAACGGGCTTGTTGTTGTGCAGACCAGAGATGCAACGCTTGTGTGCCCCGCGAATAAAGTGCAGCGGGTGAAGGATGTTGTCGAGAAACTCAAGGAAGAGGGGAGTAGCCTTGCTGAGGCGCATGTCACTGTGCATCGTCCCTGGGGCAGCTACACCGTCCTTGAGGAAAAAGAATTCTACAAGCTGAAGCGCATTACGGTGAAGCCTGGAGCCAAGCTTTCGCTCCAGCGCCATCATCACCGGAGTGAGCACTGGGTTGTCATTCGTGGCACCGCTGAGGTGACGGTTAATGATGACGTTCGGCTTTTGTATGAAGACCAGTCAGTAGATATACCAAAGACGGCAACACATCGCCTTGCCAACCCCGGAAAGGTCCCGGTTGAAATCATTGAAATTCAGAGTGGGCCGTATCTGGAAGAGGATGATATTGTCCGCTTTGACGATGTTTATGGGCGAATAAAAGGGGATTGA
- the qrcA gene encoding menaquinone reductase multiheme cytochrome c subunit QrcA, with protein sequence MVKKSSSSGGALPFFVGFVAMLFIGWWAFPRLLFSEMQQPIRFSHVVHVEEQEMACDDCHYINEDGSFSGIPNTESCAECHSEAMGEDPDEIKFVEEYVNNEKEVPWLVYQYQPDNVFFSHAAHQDQDCTTCHPDVAKTDTPPTYYQNKMTDYSNGGYKIVFGRGVGVDPAYSRGTMKMWECERCHAENGQSNACYVCHR encoded by the coding sequence ATGGTGAAGAAATCTTCAAGCAGTGGAGGAGCCTTACCGTTTTTCGTAGGCTTTGTGGCAATGCTCTTCATTGGCTGGTGGGCATTCCCACGGTTGCTGTTCAGCGAGATGCAGCAGCCTATCCGCTTTAGCCACGTGGTGCACGTGGAAGAGCAGGAAATGGCCTGTGATGACTGTCATTACATTAATGAAGACGGCTCCTTCAGCGGTATTCCGAACACCGAATCCTGTGCAGAGTGTCACTCTGAGGCTATGGGCGAGGATCCGGATGAGATCAAGTTTGTCGAAGAATACGTGAACAACGAGAAAGAAGTTCCGTGGTTGGTCTATCAGTATCAGCCTGATAACGTCTTCTTCTCTCATGCTGCTCACCAGGATCAGGACTGCACCACCTGTCACCCTGACGTGGCAAAGACCGACACACCTCCGACCTATTACCAGAACAAGATGACCGACTATTCCAATGGCGGTTACAAGATTGTGTTTGGTCGCGGAGTTGGTGTGGACCCGGCTTATAGCCGCGGTACCATGAAGATGTGGGAATGTGAGCGTT